Below is a window of Fibrobacter succinogenes DNA.
CATTGACATTGTCGAAAAAAGAATTCAAGAATTAGAAGGAACAACCTTCGTCGAAAAGAAAAAAGAGAAATCGCAAATCGAACTACAACCAAACAGTGAAACTCAAGTCAAAAAAGACGAAGCAGAAGAATCAAAGTCTGAGACATTCTACATCAACCAGCCTTCATCCAATTACAAAGGAACGTTGTCTGAACGGGAATTAGCCGAAGCACGCTTGTTTGCACATTTAGTCGATGAAAAATATAAAAATGCGCCACCACCGCCTCGCCAACGTACTCCCGTAGATATATTAGTTAACTTGTTCTTTTTCACACTTGTATTTGGCAGCTGGATCTTTATCACTGCAATAGGCGGCTACCACAATCAAAAAGGAACGCTTGTATATTACCCTGAACATAGCATTTCGGATTCTATAGCAATCGCTTCATATTTCTGCCTTGTCGGATGTTTTATTTTCGCACGCTGCTATAAAAAAGAAGGTTCAATAGGTGTAGGCATTGCAGGATTTTTCTGGATTAAATCTTTTTGGGGATTTCTTAAAGGGATTTACCCAGGCTTTTTCGTAACACCCAATGCATCCTTGTCTCGGATTATATCAATGTCAATCCTTATTTTATCATCGTTGTTCGTTGTCAAAGTTATTACGACCAACGAAAAAAGCTATATGAAAAAAACTTTGCTAATGGTTCTTTTTTGTCTTGCCATTGAACAAGTCGGCTGGCTGGAATATTTATAACCAACAACTATTGATTACTTTGTAATAAAGTAATCTTCGGGATTGACAGGGACGCCATTCACGCGGATTTCATAGTGCAGGCCAAGACTCGACTGGAGGCCGCTCTTGCCAATCAACGCAATCGGATCGCCACGACGCACTTTTGCGCCAGGCTTTAAAAGCGTTTCACCAAGATGCGCGTAGAACGTTTTCACATGCTCCATGTGCTCGATTTTCATGGTCAGTCCAAAACCGCGATGCTTGCGAACTTCTACGACGGTTCCGCCACCAGTTGCATAAACCGTATCGCCCTCAGCCGCCAAAAAGTCAACACCTCTGTGCGGAAGTTCCTGATCGGTAAACGCATCGAACACCATTTCGAATCGGCTCTTGATATCGTGATGATTCTTGAGCGGATGAAGCACCGGGACGCTCGCCGCAAGCGCAGAATCCTTTTCCAAGATATTCAAAGTCTTGCGTAACGTTGTTCTCATTTCAATCAAATTCTTTTTCGGAGAACCATCGTCTTCTGATCCATTTTCAAGAGTGAACCCCAGCCCGCCAAGTTTCATGGAACTATCGCGAACCATGCGAGTCTCTTCAATCTTTAAAATCGTTGTATCCACAACCGTGCGGATTTTCTTGATTTCACCCTTGATCACAGAATTCTGGTGATAGACATCCATCAAGTTGCCGTTCGACAAGTTTTCCACAATCTGAACCGGCGAGAAAGTGAAAAAGCCTATAATTGCGCAAATAGTTAGAACAAAATAAACAATAGCTTTCCGTACGGAGAACGTTATATCTCGTCCCTTGGTATCCCTGTTCGGATAAATGTGCACCTCAAGCTTTTTCACTGGAACCTTCGGCTTTGTTCAATTTCTGTTCGAGTTCGGCGACCTGTTTTTTGATTTCGAAAATAGCGCCCACGGCCTCGACCGTAGACGGGTCATCCTTGATGGAATCTAGACGGCCTTCCTGAATAGCCTCATAAACATGTTGTCCGAGCAATTGGAACTTTGCCTTGAGCTTAGACTCAACCATCGACAATTCAACGCGTGAAAGTACGTTAGACGCACAGTCCATAGCCGTATTTTTCAGCTTATTTAGAGTATTTTCATTTATCATATCATTCGACCTGTCTCTAAAATAGTAGATTTTTCGATATAAAACAACGGAGAATTTCCTATGAGTCGTAGCGATCGCAGAAGAGCAAAGCAAAACGTCAAAAAATTCGTACCAAAGAAGGCAAATGCGCTGGATAAACGAGTTATCGTGGCCCTCGCAATCATCGTCGTTGTATTTTTCGTAGGAACAATGATCATCCAAAGAGGCTAATTAATGAAGTTCACTATCCAGAAGAATGTTTTGCAGGAAGCCCTGCAGGCAGCAATTAGCGCTGTTCCGAACAAGTCCACCATCCAGATTCTCAACAACTTTTCGCTCCGCCTCGAAGGCAATTTCCTCGAAGTGAGCGCCACCGACCTCGACCTCGGTATCAGGGTCAAGGTGGAAGTTCAGGGCGAACGTGATGGCGCAGTCGTCATCAACGCACGCAAGTTGTTCGACCAGGTGAAGAGCCTCGTGGACCCGAGCATCACGAACATTACTTTTGACGCCCAAGATTACTTGGTCAAGATCCAGTGGAGCGAACGCGGTAAAGCAAGCATCATCGGCTTTGATGCAAACGACTTCCCGCCGTTCCCGGAAATTGAAAATGGTGAAACGCTCAACATTGCTGCAAGCGAACTCGCATTCCTCGCCGAAAAAACATTGTTCGCCACTTCTACCGATTCCACCCGCTTGAGCTTGAACGGCGTGTTCCTCGAAGCGAAGGACGGCAAGATTTCCATGGTCGCCACCGACGGTCACCGCTTGGGCCGCGCCGCCATCGACCAGGAAGGCGCAGAACTTTCGAACGGTGTCATCATCCCGCACAAGGCATTGCAGCATATTCTGCACATGGCAAAGGGCGATTCCACTGTTGAAGTCCGTGCATCTGCAACGCACATTCTCTTTAACACCGGTTCTATCCAGGTGATTTCTAAGCTGTACGAAGGACCGTATCCGAGCTACCGCTCCGTGATCCCGACGCAGTTCGAACGCACCGCACAGGCCAACACGACGGAATTCCAGAACAAGATCCGCAGCGTGATTTCTATGGCTAACGCACGCACCCGCAAGATCCGCTTGCAGTTCGACGGCAACATCCTCGAACTCAGCGCCACGGACCCGGATGTTGGCGGCGATTCTCGCGAAGCACTCGCTATCACGCACAACGGCGAAGGTAGCTTCTGCATTGGTTTCAACGGCCAGTTCCTCGCAGAAATCCTCGGCATGTGCAAGAGCGAAGAAGTCATCATGAAGATGAACAACCCGCTTGGCGCTTGCATCATCGAACCGGTTGGCGAAAACATGAACTTCTCGTTCTTGTTGATGCCGACGCACCTGACGGACAACTAACCGCAGTTCGGAAAGATTTAAGGGCTCTCGAGAGAGAGCCTTTTTTATTCTGAAGAATTGTGTACGCAAAGGGAACCGTGTCCGCAAGTGGAACCGCGCCAAGTTTAATGGGAATGAATCTGCAAAAGGAAGTGCCGCGAACTTTAATGTGAATTGTCGCGCAATAGGAAACGCCGCACATTTTGGATAAAGTAAATCATGTCGAGTCAAATACGCAAGAGAGTCAATAAGAAAATCACGAAAGCCATTCACGACTTCAACCTGATTGAAGACGGAGACCGCGTGCTCATCGCCACAAGCGGTGGCAAGGATTCAAGCGTGTTGTTGATGGAGCTCGCCGCACGCCTCGGCAAATTCGGGCCCAAGTGCGAACTCGCCGCCATCCACATTCAAAGCGATTTTGCAGACAAAGCTCCTCGCGAATTTTTGCAGCGCATGGCAGAAGAATACCCGCAAGTGCCATTCTACTTTAAGGACGTGGCCGTAGAGGCTCGCCTCAAAGAAGGCCGCAAGCTGAACTGTTATTGGTGCAGCACGCAGCGCCGCACGGAACTCATCAAGTTCGCAAGCGAAAACAACTTCAATAAAATCGCGCTCGGCCACCACATGGATGACATCGTCGAAACGCTTTTGATGAACATGCTGTACAAAGGCGAGTTTAGCGGGATGCCGCCAATGGTTCCGTACGAGAAATATCCGTGCAGCATTATCCGCCCGCTCTGCTACTGCGAAGAAAGCGAAATCATCGCCTACGCCGAAGACGCGGACATTCGCAAGTTCACCTGTACCTGCGAATTCTCGAAAGCAAGCCACCGCAAAACCATCCGCGAAGAAATCAAGAGCTTAACGAAAGGAAGCTCCACGCTAAAAGCAAACTTGTTCGAAAGCATGCGAAATATCAGGATGGATTATTTGTTGTAAATGCGTATGGTTCGAGGAGTATGCGCGACCTCATATAGAATGTATCTGCAAATGGTACCGCGCGGGCTTTATCGGACACAGCGCACGGAACGATAGTCCTCTTTCGCGAACGAATTTAAACTTGCAGCATCGCTGCTGAACGACAAGAACAGATAATACGCATTCGATTCTGGATTTTCAGCATCTTCAGTCGCACTCCAAAAGTACGCGTAACCGCCAATACCATCAAATTTACCGCCAGTCATCGAGCCATCATCTGCTTTCGAAATTGCGCCGCGATACCCCGCCGGGAGTGCATTGAATCCGAATTCATCCGTGCCGTTTCCTTTCTTGAACCAACCATCTTTTGCTTTTAATGCTAGGCCCGCATGGTTATTCTGAACTGCATTAGACGCATTGGGAACTGCGCCGGAATTGCCAGCTTGAGACTGCGCGACATTCCCAGGCGCCGCAATCATCAACGCCTCGAAATCCGCCTTCGTCGGGAGGCGCCAACCCTCAGGGCAAACCGTTTTTGCCTCTGCCCACGTATAAAGGCGACCCAAGCGTTTGCAATTTCGCGAGTCGCCATCCGGACAAGCACTCGTTTCTGTTTCGTAATTCAGATTTTCCGCCATCCATGTAAAATCACCAATCTTCACAACATCATAGCTCTGCCCGTCACGCGAATCCGTAAAAGACTCGGAACAAGCGGAGATGAGGAATGAAAGAGATAATGCGAAAGTCGCTAAAAAACGAAAGCGGATATTCATATAAGCAAAGATATATTTATTCCCCACCTCGCAAAAAAAACGTCGGCAATATTTACAAGTCAGCAGCAAACAACATTTATCAGCCTCTTTACAAAAAAAATCACAAATCGACCATAACAAATATTTTTATAAAAACTATTGCTTTTAGGCAGTACATAAGCTATATTAGCATCATAATCCACAAAAAATGCATTACATTATGTTTTTAAGCAATGTTTCTACAGTAAGAACGGGGCTTGTTACAGCCCGAAAACAGGCAAAAGGACCCGAAAAAGGCCTTTTCCAAGAATATCGTCTGTTGAGCCTGCGATGCATCAAGGAACCAGGCGTCTTGGACGTAAGCCTAGCCGAGCCGTATATGTCAAGGGAATTGCTAAAATCAGACTTTTTAACCAAGCGCGATGACATTCTGGTGCGGCTAAGCGCCCCTTACACGGCGATTTTGGTCAATGACGAATCCGCCGACTATGTGGTTCCCTCCCATTTTGCGATTATCCGCGTCGACAAGTCAAAAGCGGATCCCGCCTATGTGTTGTGGATTTTGCGTCAGCAATCCACCCTGAAGCAAATCTACCAGAATGTGAGTGGCACAGTCGCATTCGGCACCATCAGTTCCAACTTCTTCAACGACTTGAAAATTGACGACATCCCACTCGAAAAACAACGGCTGATCGGCGCGATTTTGAAACTATCAGAAAAGGAACAGACTCTGCTTTCAGAACTCGCAAAAGCCAAAGCCGAACAAACCCGAATCGCCCTCCAAGTGGCATACAAAAATTTAAATAAAGGAAAATAAAGATGACGACAAAACAGAATATTGAAAAGGCTCTCTGGAGCGCTTGCGACAGTTTTCGCGGCAAAATCGATAGTTCGCGCTACAAGGACTACATCCTTTCGATGCTCTTCGTAAAATACCTGAGCGATGTGTATAAGGAAACCCGCGAAAAGTACGAAAAGCAGTACAAGGGCGACAAGCAGCGCGTGGAACGTGCCATGAGCCGCGAGCGTTTCGTGATGGACGAAACCTCCACGTTCGATTACCTCTACGAAAAGAGGAACGACAACCAAATTGGTCAGAAAATTAACGTGGCATTGGCGGCAATCGAAAACAACAACAGTGCCAAGTTGCACGATGTGTTTCGCGCCATCGACTTTAACTCCACGGTTGATTTTGGCGAGCCCAAGGAAAAGAACGCGACCCTCAAGAACCTGCTGGAAGATTTCAAGGATCTCGACCTGCGCCCGTCGCAGCTGGACAATGCCGACATCATCGGCGATGCCTACGAATACATGATTGCGAACTTCGCATCGGATGCGGGCAAGAAGGGTGGCGAATTTTACACGCCGAACAAGGTTTCTGAACTTGTCGCACGCTTGGTGAAGCCCAAGGAAAACGACCGTATTTACGACGGAACTTGCGGAAGCGGCGGCTTGCTGCTCAAGGCTTTTGCGCAAATCAAGAATCGCAAGGCGCGTATTTATGGCCAGGAACAGAACATGCAGACATGGGCACTTTGCCGCATGAACATGTTCCTGCATGGTGTTGACGATGCCG
It encodes the following:
- a CDS encoding tRNA 2-thiocytidine biosynthesis TtcA family protein; the protein is MSSQIRKRVNKKITKAIHDFNLIEDGDRVLIATSGGKDSSVLLMELAARLGKFGPKCELAAIHIQSDFADKAPREFLQRMAEEYPQVPFYFKDVAVEARLKEGRKLNCYWCSTQRRTELIKFASENNFNKIALGHHMDDIVETLLMNMLYKGEFSGMPPMVPYEKYPCSIIRPLCYCEESEIIAYAEDADIRKFTCTCEFSKASHRKTIREEIKSLTKGSSTLKANLFESMRNIRMDYLL
- the dnaN gene encoding DNA polymerase III subunit beta, with the translated sequence MKFTIQKNVLQEALQAAISAVPNKSTIQILNNFSLRLEGNFLEVSATDLDLGIRVKVEVQGERDGAVVINARKLFDQVKSLVDPSITNITFDAQDYLVKIQWSERGKASIIGFDANDFPPFPEIENGETLNIAASELAFLAEKTLFATSTDSTRLSLNGVFLEAKDGKISMVATDGHRLGRAAIDQEGAELSNGVIIPHKALQHILHMAKGDSTVEVRASATHILFNTGSIQVISKLYEGPYPSYRSVIPTQFERTAQANTTEFQNKIRSVISMANARTRKIRLQFDGNILELSATDPDVGGDSREALAITHNGEGSFCIGFNGQFLAEILGMCKSEEVIMKMNNPLGACIIEPVGENMNFSFLLMPTHLTDN
- a CDS encoding fibrobacter succinogenes major paralogous domain-containing protein, which gives rise to MNIRFRFLATFALSLSFLISACSESFTDSRDGQSYDVVKIGDFTWMAENLNYETETSACPDGDSRNCKRLGRLYTWAEAKTVCPEGWRLPTKADFEALMIAAPGNVAQSQAGNSGAVPNASNAVQNNHAGLALKAKDGWFKKGNGTDEFGFNALPAGYRGAISKADDGSMTGGKFDGIGGYAYFWSATEDAENPESNAYYLFLSFSSDAASLNSFAKEDYRSVRCVR
- a CDS encoding M23 family metallopeptidase, whose amino-acid sequence is MKKLEVHIYPNRDTKGRDITFSVRKAIVYFVLTICAIIGFFTFSPVQIVENLSNGNLMDVYHQNSVIKGEIKKIRTVVDTTILKIEETRMVRDSSMKLGGLGFTLENGSEDDGSPKKNLIEMRTTLRKTLNILEKDSALAASVPVLHPLKNHHDIKSRFEMVFDAFTDQELPHRGVDFLAAEGDTVYATGGGTVVEVRKHRGFGLTMKIEHMEHVKTFYAHLGETLLKPGAKVRRGDPIALIGKSGLQSSLGLHYEIRVNGVPVNPEDYFITK